A genomic stretch from Octopus sinensis linkage group LG14, ASM634580v1, whole genome shotgun sequence includes:
- the LOC115219273 gene encoding uncharacterized protein LOC115219273 translates to MFGITSLSYWHDFIEACNLLSHKCCSCICSSPDIEDTSPGNLKEFSSSKTNSNDSLQDIVIKDPSLEGLCRNKLSTISCRIFELIHQNYTEVVKNELDQFSDVQRKFIVKEKHMGHTMLSLATISAQTDLMRYLLEHCDAEIEQRDTNGTTPVTPLWLAVERRNVEAVDILLEHEADVNAKGEGDCPIILLAAQNVNLQIVESLILSGANMNASDEWGYTPLHAALWNMGLMRLLMENGADLNAKDQNGDTMLHLSVRKGFFEMCKFLLMQEVNPYEVNIDGYDAFQLAALYGECEILVYLLITFPYPKECPKEFFNEPTKVKIKEMLETYVPKDYSLDLHALLAIEKVLGPTCDKTFYALKEAAELTSRSMDFAQSWIIYIHLLQICHKPHHVLDSNVITGIFQLLYNIFCEYGEIIVPVERALGIFNGMFRDVICNLNLLQRRESGKEDETFNMGRFQEVFIRLLNLLEFITKLKSNNTGNSSSDKVFLIIPLPCILFDVVSPLKNEQVPGKIDDSQTLVCVRVHGRWEYLDVFLAQEDLVLTTKGRCVKTYHYLETGRRQLIPSKIPLPLQCLAMQVIQVDNVPYENILPPALCNTVEHH, encoded by the exons ATGTTTGGAATAACATCTCTAAGTTACTGGCATGACTTTATTGAAGCTTGCAATTTGCTGTCTCATAAATGTTGTTCTTGTATTTGTTCCTCTCCAG aCATTGAAGACACAAGTCCTGGTAATCTAAAAGAATTCTCCTCCTCCAAAACAAACAGTAATGATTCACTTCAGGATATTGTGATCAAAG ATCCATCACTTGAAGGTCTTTGTAGGAACAAACTATCAACTATATCTTGCCGAATATTTGAATTAATACACCAGAATTACACTGAAGTTGTTAAAAATGAACTCGATCAGTTTTCTGATGTCCAACGCAAATTCATTGTCAAAGAAAAACATATGGGCCACACTATGTTATCATTGGCTACGATATCAGCTCAAACCGACTTGATGAGATATTTGCTAGAACATTGTGATGCAGAGATTGAGCAGAGAGATACAAATGGTACTACACCAGTAACCCCTCTTTGGCTAGCTGTTGAACGGCGTAATGTGGAAGCTGTTGATATACTATTAGAACATGAAGCTGATGTTAATGCTAAGGGCGAAGGGGATTGTCCAATCATTTTACTTGCTGCTCAAAATGTTAACCTACAAATTGTTGAAAGCCTTATTTTGAGTGGTGCTAACATGAATGCTTCTGATGAGTGGGGATATACCCCTCTCCATGCTGCACTTTGGAATATGGGTTTGATGAGACTTCTTATGGAGAATGGGGCTGATTTAAATGCAAAAGACCAAAATGGAGATACGATGTTGCACCTCAGTGTACGTAAAGGATTCTTTGAAATGTGTAAATTTTTGCTTATGCAAGAGGTGAACCCTTATGAAGTTAATATTGATGGTTATGATGCATTCCAACTGGCAGCATTGTATGGAGAATGTGAAATATTGGTATATTTACTAATTACTTTCCCATATCCTAAGGAGTGCCCAAAAGAGTTTTTTAACGAACCAACCAAAGTTAAGATCAAAGAAATGCTAGAGACTTATGTCCCTAAAGATTATTCTTTAGACCTTCATGCACTTCTTGCTATTGAGAAAGTGCTCGGACCTACTTGTGATAAGACATTTTATGCCCTTAAAGAAGCTGCTGAACTAACCAGTCGATCTATGGATTTTGCACAATCGTGGATTATCTATATTCATCTCCTTCAAATCTGTCATAAACCCCACCATGTACTTGACAGTAATGTAATCACTGGTATCTTCCAGCTACTTTATAACATATTCTGTGAATATGGTGAAATTATCGTACCTGTAGAGAGAGCTCTTGGCATATTCAATGGAATGTTCCGAGATGTTATATGCAATCTCAACTTGCTGCAAAGACGTGAGAGTGGAAAAGAAGATGAGACATTCAACATGGGTCGCTTCCAAGAAGTTTTTATCCGGTTGCTTAATCTGTTGGAATTTATTACAAAACTTAAGTCCAACAATACTGGAAATTCATCTTCTGACAAAGTGTTCCTCATAATTCCATTACCGTGCATTTTATTTGATGTAGTGTCCCCTTTAAAAAATGAACAAGTGCCAGGGAAAATTGATGATAGCCAAACtttagtgtgcgtgcgtgtgcatggaAGATGGGAATACTTGGATGTATTTCTGGCCCAAGAAGATTTAGTTCTTACAACCAAAGGTCGGTGTGTGAAAACATATCATTACTTAGAAACAGGTCGAAGACAGTTAATACCTTCAAAAATTCCCCTTCCTTTGCAATGTCTTGCAATGCAAGTCATTCAAGTTGACAATGTTCCATATGAAAACATACTCCCACCTGCACTTTGTAATACAGTTGAACATCATTAA
- the LOC115219075 gene encoding zinc finger protein 16-like, translating into MYSSKSLYNPTILDNSGQHLDKSLYNASILDDNCRRLDHDIIQKSHLEQSSMKMGVIPRSEDSHNDHLKSYNSHYSSNSNNSLKMKIITSGSSGFPYIAENNMHRNSDINTNSENITTTNNTNTKSKIGLIPNSPYIGISLSMKKPYKCGTCRKGFAQRGHLINHELGGRKHFFCTFCNKAFSQEIILRNHVRTHTGERPFHCSYCTRTFCQVTEWRNHERTHTGERPFKCALCPKAFSQQGNMKIHMRTHSGIKPYKCDTCGKCFSQKNNLRNHIRTHTGEKPHRCAVCQKSFAQVTNLNNHERTHTLEELQRVFIQQPPAHTQPMNSHQNLSMTSSIPSSPSSSSSSSPVAAVSNAVTGGLSLPPSSSGISSSVPTSVRPQVLKIPTTWMMSMANSTPPPSLSLSSVSSAISPSLTNVSSYAHHPPHTHSHPYQTSTSAHLPPLPTIPMPPSWQNGYATCSPTMIPNPSSRWGSSVMMANQSAFPGMLLLDDVRTDIQDSPENLTQRWQVNS; encoded by the exons atgtattcTTCAAAATCTTTGTACAATCCTACAATTCTGGACAATAGCGGCCAACATCTTGATAAATCCTTGTATAATGCTTCGATATTAGATGACAACTGTCGAAGACTTGACCATGATATTATACAGAAAAGCCACCTGGAACAGTCCAGTATGAAAATGGGTGTTATCCCAAGAAGTGAGGATTCTCATAATGATCACCTAAAGTCCTATAACAGTCACTATAgcagtaatagcaacaacagcctcaaaatgaaaataataacgtCAGGCTCTTCTGGGTTTCCATACATTGCTGAGAATAATATGCACAGGAACAGTGATATTAATACTAATTCtgaaaacatcaccaccaccaacaacaccaatacCAAAAGCAAGATAGGGCTTATTCCTAATTCTCCTTACATTGGTATCAGCCTTAGTATGAAGAAACCATATAAATGTGGAACCTGTCGTAAAGGTTTTGCTCAACGCGGCCACTTGATAAACCACGAGTTAGGTGGCCGGAAGCATTTTTTCTGTACGTTCTGTAACAAAGCCTTCTCACAGGAGATTATACTGCGTAATCATGTACGAACCCATACTGGTGAGCGGCCATTTCACTGTAGTTACTGTACTAGAACCTTTTGCCAGGTGACTGAATGGAGAAATCACGAGAGAACTCATACAG GTGAAAGACCTTTCAAGTGTGCTCTGTGTCCCAAAGCATTTTCTCAGCAAGGCAATATGAAAATCCATATGCGAACCCATTCTGGTATAAAACCATACAAATGTGATACTTGTGGAAAGTGCTTTTCCCAAAAGAATAATTTGCGCAATCATATCCGCactcatactggggaaaagccacaTAGGTGTGCAGTTTGTCAGAAATCCTTTGCTCAGGTGACGAATCTCAACAATCATGAACGGACACACACTCTAGAGGAGTTACAGAGGGTTTTCATCCAGCAACCTCCTGCTCACACTCAGCCCATGAACTCACATCAGAACTTGTCTATGACGTCTTCtattccatcatcaccatcatcttcttcatcatcatctcctgTTGCAGCTGTTAGCAATGCAGTAACAGGTGGTTTATCATTACCTCCATCATCTTCTGGAATCTCCTCTTCAGTGCCAACTTCTGTCCGGCCACAGGTGTTGAAAATCCCCACCACGTGGATGATGTCCATGGCAAACTCTACACCACCACCTTCTTTGTCTTTATCATCAGTTTCCTCAGCCATATCACCGTCTTTGACAAATGTCTCATCATATGCACATCACCCACCACATACACATAGCCATCCTTACCAAACATCAACAAGTGCACATTTGCCTCCTTTGCCAACCATTCCCatgccacccagctggcaaaatgGTTATGCTACGTGTTCCCCTACAATGATCCCAAATCCGTCTTCAAGGTGGGGCTCTTCCGTAATGATGGCCAATCAATCAGCATTCCCAGGAATGTTACTTCTTGATGATGTTAGAACTGATATTCAAGACTCCCCTGAAAATTTAACACAAAGATGGCAAGTTAATTCATAG